In one window of Paenarthrobacter nicotinovorans DNA:
- a CDS encoding sugar phosphate isomerase/epimerase family protein, with amino-acid sequence MTDVENKLIIGTAPDSWGVWFADDPQQTPWERFLDEVAESGYKWIELGPYGYLPNDPARLAEELKQRDLKVTAGTVFTAFHRGAKQYDEAWEPARKVAELTAAMGGEHVVVIPAMWRDDVTGEAVENGNLTDEQWADLFAGHNRMGKVLLEDFGLHQQFHSHADSHVGAQQDIETLLAATDPRYLNLCLDTGHAEYCGASSLELIKNYPDRIGYLHLKQINPEVLAEVNEKNMTWAAANIAGVMTEPPNGLPDLRAVIDAVEALNRPIFGIVEQDMYPVAFDVPMPIAKRTRNYLLSCGSRTRVE; translated from the coding sequence ATGACTGATGTTGAGAACAAGCTGATCATCGGCACCGCCCCTGACTCCTGGGGCGTATGGTTCGCGGATGATCCCCAACAGACCCCGTGGGAACGCTTCCTGGACGAGGTTGCGGAGTCCGGCTACAAGTGGATCGAGCTGGGCCCGTACGGCTACCTGCCGAACGACCCCGCACGCTTGGCCGAAGAGCTCAAGCAGCGTGACCTCAAGGTCACTGCGGGGACCGTCTTCACGGCCTTCCACCGCGGGGCCAAGCAGTACGACGAGGCGTGGGAACCGGCGCGCAAGGTTGCCGAACTGACGGCAGCCATGGGCGGTGAACACGTCGTGGTCATCCCCGCGATGTGGCGGGACGATGTCACAGGCGAGGCCGTGGAAAACGGTAACCTGACGGATGAGCAGTGGGCGGACCTCTTCGCAGGCCACAACCGCATGGGCAAGGTCCTGCTGGAGGACTTCGGGCTGCACCAGCAGTTCCACTCGCACGCCGATTCGCACGTCGGTGCGCAGCAGGACATCGAAACCCTGCTGGCGGCGACGGATCCGCGGTACTTGAACCTTTGCCTGGACACGGGCCACGCAGAATACTGCGGCGCTTCCAGCCTGGAACTCATCAAAAACTACCCGGACCGGATCGGCTACCTGCACCTCAAGCAGATCAACCCCGAGGTCCTTGCCGAGGTCAACGAGAAGAACATGACGTGGGCAGCTGCCAACATTGCCGGCGTGATGACCGAGCCGCCGAACGGACTCCCGGACCTGCGCGCCGTCATCGACGCCGTGGAGGCGCTCAACCGCCCCATTTTCGGCATCGTCGAGCAGGACATGTACCCGGTGGCATTCGATGTGCCGATGCCCATCGCCAAGCGGACCCGCAACTATCTGCTTTCCTGCGGATCCCGTACCCGCGTTGAGTAA
- a CDS encoding sugar phosphate isomerase/epimerase family protein — MKIALDPTPFHHSHSLLEFPRVAADLGYKYLQMTPHADLIPFFNHPKADDELVGKLKAACKDAGVEIASVLPVLRWSGPDEDAREAAVRYWKRAIQIAVDLGVQTINTEFSGRPEKAEESERAFYRSMEELLPIIEREDLDVLIDPHPDDFVEDGLAALRVIRGVNSPNIGMVYVASHTFHMGNQPLEIMRAAGDKLRLVHVSDTMNHHASHGLRYITNPPGNAVRVHQHLKIGDGDVNWDEFFGGLKEIGFLDKANTVMVSSVFAEDENAEDVSRYQLKTMNDYIAQAK, encoded by the coding sequence ATGAAGATCGCACTGGATCCCACACCGTTCCACCACAGTCACAGCCTGCTGGAGTTCCCGCGTGTGGCCGCGGACCTGGGCTACAAGTACCTGCAGATGACCCCGCACGCGGACCTCATCCCGTTCTTCAACCACCCCAAGGCAGACGACGAGCTGGTGGGGAAGCTGAAAGCAGCGTGCAAGGACGCCGGCGTCGAGATCGCCTCGGTCCTGCCGGTCCTGCGCTGGTCCGGTCCGGACGAGGATGCGCGGGAAGCCGCGGTCCGCTACTGGAAGCGCGCCATCCAGATTGCCGTGGACCTCGGGGTGCAGACCATTAACACGGAGTTCAGCGGCCGTCCCGAGAAGGCCGAAGAGTCGGAGCGGGCGTTCTACCGCTCCATGGAAGAGCTCCTGCCCATCATCGAACGCGAAGATCTGGACGTGCTGATTGACCCGCACCCGGACGACTTCGTTGAAGACGGGCTTGCTGCCCTGCGCGTGATCCGCGGCGTCAACTCGCCGAATATCGGCATGGTCTATGTCGCTTCGCACACGTTCCACATGGGGAACCAACCCTTGGAGATTATGCGGGCGGCCGGGGACAAGCTGCGGCTGGTCCACGTCTCGGACACCATGAACCATCACGCGTCCCACGGCCTGCGCTACATCACCAACCCGCCCGGCAACGCCGTACGCGTCCACCAGCACCTGAAGATCGGCGACGGGGACGTCAACTGGGACGAGTTCTTTGGCGGGCTGAAAGAAATCGGCTTCCTGGACAAGGCGAACACCGTGATGGTTTCTTCGGTCTTCGCCGAGGATGAGAACGCGGAAGACGTGTCCCGCTACCAGCTCAAGACGATGAACGACTACATCGCCCAGGCCAAGTAA
- a CDS encoding sugar phosphate isomerase/epimerase family protein: MKLGVYNAILHDRPLPEALKVIADLGLTGIEINTGGFLPAVHVPTFDQILESDAARDDYLAVFEGTGVSIAGLNCNGNPLHPKREIGEKHAEDIRRSIRLASRLGQNRVVTMSGLPGGEPGASTVNWVVNAWNSAALDVLDYQWGVAADFWKETDRLAADHGVKVALELHPQNIVFNTADVYKLIELTGATHVGVELDASHLFWQQMDPVAVVRELGPLVFQAAAKDVRVNQENAALYGVLDNSFRRLSADENRTNLGGDEWANEWPKNSAWDFVALGRGHDTAFWTEFLRALHDVDPDMLVNIEHEDVSLGRIEGLEVAAKVLLDADAALEESLKQKV; the protein is encoded by the coding sequence ATGAAGCTCGGCGTCTACAACGCGATCCTGCACGACCGCCCCCTGCCCGAAGCGTTGAAAGTCATTGCCGACCTTGGGCTCACGGGGATCGAGATCAACACGGGCGGCTTCCTGCCCGCTGTGCATGTGCCTACCTTTGACCAGATTCTGGAAAGCGACGCAGCCCGTGATGATTACCTCGCGGTCTTCGAGGGCACTGGCGTGTCCATTGCAGGCTTGAACTGCAACGGCAACCCCCTGCACCCCAAACGCGAGATCGGTGAAAAGCACGCAGAGGACATTCGGCGCTCGATCCGTTTGGCGAGCCGCCTGGGCCAGAACCGGGTGGTCACCATGTCCGGCCTTCCCGGTGGTGAGCCTGGCGCGAGTACCGTCAATTGGGTGGTCAACGCCTGGAACTCGGCCGCACTGGATGTGCTGGATTACCAATGGGGCGTGGCTGCGGATTTCTGGAAGGAAACCGATCGCCTCGCTGCCGATCACGGTGTCAAGGTGGCTTTGGAGCTGCATCCGCAGAACATCGTGTTCAACACCGCCGACGTCTACAAGCTGATCGAGCTCACCGGCGCCACCCATGTGGGCGTGGAGCTCGACGCTTCCCACCTGTTCTGGCAGCAGATGGATCCGGTGGCCGTGGTCCGGGAGCTTGGCCCGTTGGTGTTCCAGGCGGCAGCTAAGGACGTGCGCGTCAATCAGGAAAATGCCGCGCTCTACGGTGTGCTGGACAACAGCTTCCGCAGACTCTCAGCCGACGAGAATCGCACCAACCTTGGCGGCGATGAGTGGGCCAATGAGTGGCCCAAGAACTCGGCGTGGGACTTCGTTGCCCTGGGTCGTGGGCACGACACCGCCTTTTGGACCGAATTCCTCCGGGCGCTGCATGACGTGGACCCGGACATGCTGGTGAACATCGAGCATGAAGACGTGTCCCTCGGGCGCATCGAAGGACTCGAGGTGGCGGCGAAGGTCCTGCTGGACGCGGATGCTGCACTGGAGGAGTCATTGAAGCAAAAAGTTTGA
- a CDS encoding Gfo/Idh/MocA family protein, with product MTKTLRVAVIGAGRMGADHIKRLSTRIHGAEVAAVVDVDLARAQAAIEGIDGAVALASADEALNNGDVNAVLIATPGFLHEEILYKALEKDFPILCEKPLTPDADSAWKVVQAEQALGHKRIQVGFMRRFDAEYAALGSVIRNSELGELLMLHHQHRNPTTPEGFTNEMLINDSVVHEFDAIRYFTGEEITSVQVRLGKATRNAPNGQHDPQHVLLETESGVLADVEIYVNAKFGYQVATQASFEDGIVSIGGDSGPYIQSAGKWGGNVTPGFEERFGAAYDVEVQAWVDAALRGEIGGPTAWDGYATAACCEAGVEAQKSGEKVKVQLNTKPDLYK from the coding sequence GTGACCAAGACTCTCCGCGTTGCCGTCATCGGTGCGGGCCGCATGGGTGCGGACCACATCAAGCGCCTCAGCACCCGCATCCACGGCGCTGAAGTTGCCGCCGTCGTCGACGTCGACCTCGCCCGCGCGCAAGCCGCCATTGAAGGCATCGACGGCGCCGTGGCGCTGGCCAGCGCCGACGAGGCCCTCAACAACGGTGACGTGAACGCCGTCCTCATTGCCACCCCGGGATTCCTCCACGAGGAAATCCTCTACAAGGCGCTCGAAAAGGACTTCCCGATTCTTTGCGAGAAGCCGCTGACCCCTGACGCTGACAGCGCCTGGAAGGTGGTCCAGGCCGAGCAGGCGCTCGGCCACAAGCGGATCCAGGTGGGCTTCATGCGCCGCTTCGACGCCGAGTATGCGGCGCTCGGGTCGGTCATCCGCAACAGCGAATTGGGGGAGCTGTTGATGCTGCACCACCAGCACCGCAACCCGACAACGCCCGAGGGCTTCACCAACGAGATGCTGATCAACGACTCCGTGGTCCACGAATTCGACGCGATCCGCTACTTCACCGGTGAGGAAATCACCTCCGTGCAGGTCCGCCTGGGCAAGGCGACGCGTAACGCCCCGAACGGCCAGCACGATCCCCAGCACGTGTTGCTGGAAACCGAATCAGGTGTGCTGGCCGACGTCGAAATCTATGTCAACGCCAAGTTCGGCTACCAGGTGGCTACGCAGGCTTCCTTCGAGGACGGCATTGTGAGCATCGGCGGGGACTCCGGCCCCTACATCCAGTCCGCGGGCAAATGGGGCGGCAACGTCACCCCGGGCTTTGAGGAGCGTTTCGGAGCTGCGTACGACGTCGAGGTGCAGGCTTGGGTGGACGCCGCCCTTCGTGGCGAAATCGGCGGGCCCACCGCTTGGGACGGTTACGCCACCGCGGCTTGCTGCGAGGCAGGCGTCGAGGCCCAGAAGTCCGGCGAGAAGGTCAAAGTCCAGCTGAACACCAAGCCGGACCTGTACAAGTAG
- a CDS encoding ATP-binding cassette domain-containing protein, protein MNAQQIDQQTLLKDEKDPLTHTPVHLLSLDGIGKHYGNIIALRDVTMAVDNGRVTCVLGDNGAGKSTLIKIIAGLHQHDEGTLQVMGDERKFNSPRDALDAGIATVYQDLAVVPLMPIWRNFFLGSELTSGFGPFKSMDVQKMKDITRKELADMGIDLRDVEQPIGQLSGGERQCVAIARAVYFGAKVLILDEPTAALGVKQSGVVLRYILQARDRGLGVIFITHNPHHAFPVGDRFLLLKRGKSIGYYDKKDITLDELTAQMAGGAELAELAHELEQLGGHSAALEEVKAEVADVAEATTEAAPKRH, encoded by the coding sequence ATGAACGCACAACAGATTGACCAGCAAACCCTGCTGAAAGACGAGAAGGACCCTTTGACGCACACACCGGTGCACCTGCTCTCACTCGATGGCATAGGCAAGCACTACGGCAACATCATCGCCCTGCGCGATGTCACCATGGCCGTGGACAACGGCCGCGTCACCTGCGTCCTGGGCGACAACGGCGCCGGCAAGTCCACGCTGATCAAGATCATCGCTGGTTTGCACCAGCACGACGAGGGCACACTTCAGGTGATGGGTGACGAGCGGAAGTTCAACTCACCCCGTGACGCCCTCGACGCCGGCATCGCCACCGTCTACCAGGACCTCGCCGTGGTCCCGCTGATGCCCATCTGGCGTAACTTCTTCCTCGGCTCTGAACTCACCAGCGGTTTCGGTCCGTTCAAGAGCATGGATGTCCAGAAGATGAAGGACATCACCAGGAAGGAGCTCGCCGACATGGGCATCGACCTGCGCGATGTCGAGCAGCCCATCGGCCAGCTTTCCGGTGGTGAGCGCCAGTGTGTGGCAATTGCCCGTGCTGTGTACTTCGGCGCCAAAGTCCTGATCCTGGACGAACCGACAGCAGCGCTGGGAGTCAAGCAATCCGGCGTCGTACTTCGCTACATCCTGCAGGCGCGCGACCGGGGCCTGGGCGTCATCTTCATCACCCACAACCCGCACCACGCCTTCCCCGTCGGTGACCGGTTCCTGCTGCTCAAGCGCGGCAAGTCGATCGGCTATTACGACAAGAAGGACATCACCCTGGATGAACTGACAGCCCAGATGGCTGGTGGCGCGGAGTTGGCTGAGCTGGCCCATGAGCTGGAGCAGCTTGGCGGACACTCCGCGGCGCTCGAGGAAGTCAAAGCCGAGGTAGCGGATGTCGCCGAGGCCACGACGGAGGCCGCCCCCAAGCGCCACTAG
- a CDS encoding Gfo/Idh/MocA family protein, which yields MAESLGVAVIGAGMAGKAHAAAYRTASALYSPVLPPVRLVSIGDVNAEFGSLAARRFGYERNDTSWQAIAEADDIDGVSVVIANSLHREVVEGLLAAGKHVLCEKPLSDTLDDARAMADAARAAEVRGTLARIGFTFRRTPGIAYIRDLIRNGTLGNVLHFSGRYWTDYGFSPAAPMSWRYKGGPGSGALADVGSHLTYVSEFLCGDIKSISGGRLTTAIDKRPLPLSAVMGHDHVAVSDVFEAVENDDYAAFNAEFTNGAGSFEVSRVAAGHANSLQFEVFCENGAAKFDQRRPSEIQLFLNCGSGNENGYRQVILGPGHPYIAGGLAMDAPEVGFGQNDAFGYQARAFLEEVAGLSAESSLPRCATFDEGVRNMELLGAVTDSALNNGKKITL from the coding sequence ATGGCTGAAAGCCTCGGCGTCGCCGTCATCGGTGCGGGCATGGCCGGCAAGGCCCACGCTGCCGCTTACCGGACCGCATCTGCCCTCTACAGCCCGGTGCTGCCACCGGTCCGCCTCGTCTCGATCGGCGACGTCAATGCTGAATTCGGCTCACTGGCAGCACGCCGTTTCGGGTACGAACGCAACGACACCTCCTGGCAGGCGATCGCCGAAGCTGACGACATCGATGGGGTCAGCGTGGTCATCGCCAACTCCCTGCACCGCGAAGTGGTCGAAGGGTTGTTGGCCGCCGGCAAGCATGTCCTATGCGAAAAGCCGCTCAGCGATACCTTGGACGACGCACGGGCCATGGCCGACGCCGCCCGGGCAGCGGAAGTCCGCGGAACCCTTGCCCGCATCGGCTTCACATTCCGCCGCACCCCTGGCATCGCCTACATTCGTGACCTGATCCGCAATGGAACGCTTGGCAATGTGCTCCACTTCAGTGGCCGATACTGGACGGATTACGGCTTCAGCCCCGCCGCGCCCATGAGCTGGCGCTACAAGGGCGGGCCCGGATCGGGTGCGCTGGCCGACGTCGGAAGCCACCTGACATACGTCTCCGAATTCCTCTGTGGCGACATCAAATCCATCAGCGGCGGGCGACTGACGACGGCGATCGACAAGCGTCCCCTGCCGCTCAGCGCCGTGATGGGCCATGACCATGTTGCTGTCAGTGACGTATTTGAAGCCGTGGAGAATGACGACTACGCCGCTTTCAACGCTGAGTTCACCAACGGTGCCGGCAGCTTCGAAGTCTCACGTGTGGCGGCAGGCCACGCCAACAGCCTGCAATTTGAAGTCTTTTGCGAGAACGGCGCAGCCAAGTTCGACCAGCGCAGGCCTTCAGAGATCCAGTTGTTCCTGAACTGTGGATCCGGGAATGAGAACGGCTACCGCCAAGTCATCCTTGGCCCGGGCCACCCCTACATCGCCGGAGGCCTTGCCATGGATGCGCCCGAGGTTGGTTTCGGCCAGAACGACGCGTTCGGCTACCAGGCGCGGGCTTTCCTGGAAGAGGTTGCAGGCCTCAGCGCGGAGTCCTCCCTGCCCCGCTGCGCAACGTTCGATGAAGGTGTCCGCAATATGGAGCTCCTGGGCGCCGTCACCGACTCCGCTCTCAACAACGGAAAGAAGATCACGCTATGA
- a CDS encoding substrate-binding domain-containing protein, with product MAKFSWRKAAVVAAVVPLVALSACSSQGGKPADSGGGAAAGQVAGTDRIKVALITHAAAGDTFWDIVRKGAEEASAKDNVELLYTSDPEAGRQAQLVQQAIDQKVDGIAVTLATPDALKDVLKKATDAGIPVVSLNAGESVSAQLGAFTHFGSNEQLAGEAVGTRLAAEGYKHPVCVIQQQGHVGLEARCAGVKAKVPATEILYVDGKDMTAVQSTATAKLQAAKDADVIIGLGAPITLTLLKSVTDAGSSSKVASFDLNADLAQKIVDGAVIFTVDQQPWLQGYMSVDSLWQAKRGGFKIGGGQPVLTGPTIVDKSNASDVLKFAQQGVR from the coding sequence GTGGCAAAATTCTCATGGCGCAAAGCGGCGGTCGTCGCTGCAGTGGTTCCCTTGGTGGCACTGAGCGCTTGTTCGAGCCAGGGTGGCAAGCCGGCAGATTCCGGTGGGGGAGCAGCCGCCGGCCAGGTGGCCGGCACTGATCGCATCAAAGTTGCCCTGATTACGCACGCCGCTGCCGGTGACACCTTCTGGGACATCGTCCGCAAGGGTGCGGAGGAAGCATCGGCGAAGGACAATGTTGAGTTGCTGTACACCAGCGACCCCGAAGCCGGCCGCCAGGCGCAGCTGGTCCAGCAGGCCATTGACCAGAAGGTGGACGGCATCGCCGTAACGCTGGCGACCCCGGACGCCCTGAAGGATGTACTGAAGAAGGCCACCGATGCGGGTATCCCGGTGGTCAGCCTCAATGCCGGCGAATCCGTCTCGGCCCAGCTCGGCGCCTTCACCCACTTCGGTTCCAACGAGCAACTGGCCGGCGAGGCCGTCGGCACCAGGCTCGCAGCCGAAGGTTACAAGCACCCCGTCTGCGTCATCCAGCAGCAGGGCCACGTAGGTTTGGAAGCCCGTTGCGCCGGCGTCAAGGCCAAGGTTCCCGCAACGGAGATCCTCTATGTTGACGGCAAGGACATGACAGCCGTCCAGTCCACGGCCACTGCCAAACTCCAGGCGGCCAAGGACGCGGATGTGATCATCGGGCTCGGTGCCCCGATCACGCTGACCCTGCTCAAGTCTGTTACTGACGCTGGAAGCTCGTCCAAGGTGGCCAGCTTCGACCTCAACGCCGACCTCGCCCAGAAGATCGTTGACGGAGCAGTCATTTTCACTGTTGACCAGCAGCCGTGGCTCCAGGGCTACATGTCCGTGGATTCCCTGTGGCAGGCAAAGCGCGGCGGCTTCAAGATCGGTGGCGGCCAGCCGGTCCTGACCGGACCAACCATCGTGGACAAGTCCAACGCTTCCGACGTCCTCAAATTCGCCCAGCAGGGCGTCCGCTAG
- a CDS encoding ABC transporter permease produces the protein MANTATLPPATSPGDERVGRRNPFQKFLARPEVGALVGAVVLFIFFASVSQTFTQPNALATVLYGSSTIGIMAVGVSLLMIGGEFDLSTGVAVISSALTASLFSWNFSLNAWVGVGLALVVSLGIGFINGWILVKTKLPSFIVTLATFLMLTGLNLALTRLIGGSVSSPSISKLDGFESARAVFASSVSIGGVEVKITVFFWIVLVLIASWVLLRTKVGNWIFAVGGDANAARAVGVPVTKTKIGLFMAVGFCGWILGMHNLFAFDAVQSGEGVGNEFLYIIAAVIGGCLLTGGYGSAVGGAIGAFIFGMANKGIVYAQWNPDWFKFFLGLMLLLATIVNLIVKRRAELK, from the coding sequence ATGGCAAACACAGCAACCCTGCCGCCGGCGACATCGCCTGGTGATGAACGGGTCGGCCGCCGCAACCCCTTCCAGAAATTCCTCGCCAGGCCCGAGGTTGGTGCCCTCGTTGGTGCCGTGGTCCTCTTTATCTTCTTCGCCTCGGTGTCGCAGACGTTCACCCAACCGAACGCCCTCGCCACCGTCCTTTACGGTTCTTCGACCATCGGCATCATGGCCGTGGGCGTGTCGCTGCTGATGATCGGTGGCGAGTTCGACCTTTCCACCGGCGTGGCCGTGATCTCGTCAGCGCTGACCGCCTCGCTGTTCAGCTGGAACTTCTCATTGAACGCCTGGGTTGGTGTGGGCTTGGCCCTGGTGGTCTCGCTGGGCATCGGATTCATCAACGGCTGGATCCTGGTCAAGACCAAGCTGCCAAGCTTCATCGTCACCCTGGCCACGTTCCTGATGCTCACCGGCCTCAACCTGGCGCTGACCCGCCTGATCGGCGGCAGTGTTTCCTCCCCGTCCATCTCCAAGCTTGACGGCTTCGAATCAGCACGTGCGGTTTTCGCGTCCTCCGTCAGCATTGGCGGAGTGGAAGTGAAGATCACCGTCTTCTTCTGGATCGTCCTTGTCCTGATCGCATCCTGGGTGCTCCTGCGCACGAAGGTCGGCAACTGGATCTTCGCAGTGGGCGGCGACGCCAATGCTGCCCGGGCCGTAGGTGTCCCTGTGACCAAGACCAAGATCGGCCTGTTCATGGCTGTGGGTTTCTGCGGCTGGATCCTGGGCATGCACAACCTTTTCGCCTTCGACGCCGTGCAGTCCGGTGAAGGTGTCGGCAACGAGTTCCTCTACATCATCGCCGCAGTCATTGGTGGCTGCCTCCTCACCGGCGGCTACGGCTCAGCAGTGGGCGGCGCCATCGGTGCCTTCATCTTTGGCATGGCCAATAAGGGCATCGTGTACGCACAATGGAATCCGGACTGGTTCAAGTTCTTCCTTGGCTTGATGCTCCTGCTGGCAACCATCGTCAACCTCATCGTCAAACGCCGGGCAGAGCTGAAGTAA
- a CDS encoding LacI family DNA-binding transcriptional regulator, with product MTSPGTQNSPLARRPTLYDVATQAGVSPSLVSLFLKDPARISEKRRGAVQKAISELGYRPSRAATTLASSKTKSIGLVIDDYRNLWFVDLLRGMESVLSDLGYQVMLADSRPGENRIKEATDGLLAMHVDALALAAEPSEAMLSGTWVPTVVAGWRKGIPEGADLITNDDDTGGRLAANHLLELGHVRIGHLSGSDGASAHRRAGFLRAVETAGVGPVVSESIGTSEEDGYAATVWLLEHHPDTTAVFAANDTMALGAFAALKARGLSVPDDVSVIGYDNSPLAKSRYLDLTSIDNRSDLVGVDTARRLLARIEDPAILPERKLIEPALVLRGTTSMR from the coding sequence GTGACAAGCCCCGGAACACAGAACAGTCCCCTGGCCCGTCGGCCAACGCTCTACGACGTCGCCACCCAGGCGGGAGTCTCGCCGTCGTTGGTTTCCTTGTTCCTCAAGGATCCTGCACGCATCAGCGAAAAGCGCCGGGGCGCTGTGCAGAAGGCCATCTCGGAGCTCGGCTACCGGCCCAGCCGGGCCGCCACCACCCTGGCGAGCAGCAAGACCAAGAGCATCGGCCTGGTCATCGACGACTACCGGAACCTTTGGTTCGTGGATCTTCTCCGCGGCATGGAGTCCGTCCTTTCCGATCTCGGCTACCAAGTGATGCTCGCGGACTCCAGGCCAGGCGAGAACCGCATCAAGGAAGCCACCGACGGCCTGCTTGCCATGCATGTTGACGCCCTGGCACTCGCGGCCGAGCCCAGCGAAGCCATGTTGTCCGGAACCTGGGTTCCCACCGTGGTGGCAGGCTGGCGCAAAGGCATCCCGGAAGGCGCGGACCTGATCACCAACGACGACGACACCGGCGGCCGCCTGGCCGCCAACCATCTGCTGGAACTGGGTCACGTCCGCATCGGTCACCTCTCAGGTTCCGACGGCGCCTCCGCACACCGGCGGGCCGGCTTCCTGCGCGCTGTGGAGACTGCCGGCGTCGGGCCTGTCGTCAGTGAGTCCATCGGCACGTCGGAGGAAGATGGCTACGCTGCGACCGTGTGGCTCCTGGAGCACCACCCGGACACCACCGCAGTCTTCGCAGCCAACGACACCATGGCCCTGGGCGCCTTCGCCGCCCTCAAGGCCCGTGGCTTGTCCGTGCCGGATGATGTTTCGGTGATTGGCTACGACAACTCCCCCTTGGCGAAGTCGCGCTACCTGGACCTGACCTCCATCGACAACCGGAGCGATCTGGTCGGAGTGGACACCGCCCGCAGACTGCTCGCACGGATCGAGGACCCCGCGATCCTCCCCGAGCGGAAGCTTATTGAACCCGCCCTGGTACTGCGCGGCACAACGTCCATGCGCTGA
- the iolB gene encoding 5-deoxy-glucuronate isomerase, with protein sequence MANWVYPLGTANDGKWDISLGTSDSNLAVDGWAHTGLKVATLAAGAAVELPAAAEERIVVPLSGSFTVTVDDGEYVLAGRQSVFHGPSDVLYTGIDKAVTISSNDGGRVAIATAPAKAAYPTRLITAAETPVELRGAGNCSRQVHNFGTPAALEADRFIVCEVITPAGNWSSYPPHKHDEEKDGETSLEEIYYFETRVAAGSPAPEDADAFGHARVYASDERPIDVSAEVRTGDVVLVPYGWHGPAMAAPGYDLYYLNVMAGPGRVRDWLISDDPHHGWIRRTWEGQDIDPRLPFTA encoded by the coding sequence ATGGCCAACTGGGTCTACCCGCTGGGGACAGCCAATGACGGCAAGTGGGACATCTCCCTGGGCACGTCAGATTCCAACCTCGCCGTCGACGGTTGGGCCCACACGGGACTGAAGGTGGCGACGCTCGCCGCCGGGGCCGCCGTCGAACTTCCCGCAGCCGCGGAAGAACGCATAGTGGTGCCGCTGAGCGGCTCGTTCACCGTAACGGTCGACGACGGCGAGTACGTCCTCGCCGGGCGGCAGTCCGTTTTCCACGGGCCCAGCGACGTCCTGTACACGGGTATCGATAAGGCAGTCACCATCAGTTCGAACGACGGCGGCAGGGTCGCCATTGCGACCGCCCCGGCCAAGGCCGCGTACCCGACCCGGCTGATCACCGCAGCCGAGACCCCCGTGGAACTTCGCGGTGCCGGTAACTGCTCGCGGCAGGTCCACAACTTCGGTACGCCCGCCGCACTGGAAGCGGACCGTTTCATCGTCTGCGAAGTCATCACCCCGGCCGGCAACTGGTCGTCCTACCCTCCCCACAAGCACGATGAGGAGAAGGACGGCGAGACCAGCCTTGAAGAGATCTACTACTTCGAGACCCGGGTAGCTGCCGGTTCGCCCGCGCCTGAAGACGCCGACGCGTTCGGCCACGCGCGCGTGTACGCCTCCGACGAGCGCCCCATCGATGTCTCAGCCGAGGTCCGCACTGGCGACGTAGTGCTGGTGCCGTATGGCTGGCACGGACCTGCCATGGCGGCGCCGGGCTACGACCTGTACTACCTCAATGTCATGGCCGGTCCTGGCCGCGTGCGCGACTGGCTCATCAGCGACGACCCCCACCACGGCTGGATCCGCCGGACCTGGGAAGGCCAGGACATCGATCCCCGGCTCCCGTTCACGGCCTAA
- a CDS encoding GntR family transcriptional regulator produces the protein MANQLSLSIDRSSPVPLYHQVVQGIEAAIHSGILEPGSRLDNEIDLAAQLNLSRPTMRKAMDELVRAGLLVRKRGVGTQVVASQVRRPLELSSLYDDLSNNGKKPTTEVLSFSHVEADALTLTALQLPAGSKVYHFTRLRKVGGKPLALMENWVRDDITSMDEAQLSKEGLYAILRRGGVNFRLASQRIGAMIANDYQAPLLEAEVGSALVTMERTAVDDTGRMVETGHHVYRADSYSFEMTLVQR, from the coding sequence GTGGCGAACCAACTCAGTCTCAGCATCGATCGTTCGTCTCCAGTGCCCCTCTACCACCAAGTGGTCCAGGGCATCGAGGCCGCGATCCACAGCGGCATCCTGGAACCCGGGAGCCGCTTGGACAACGAGATCGACCTCGCGGCACAACTCAACCTGTCCCGGCCCACCATGCGCAAGGCAATGGATGAGCTCGTCCGCGCCGGTCTCCTGGTTCGCAAACGCGGGGTGGGAACACAGGTGGTAGCCAGCCAGGTCCGCCGGCCGCTGGAACTCTCCAGCCTCTACGACGACCTCAGCAACAACGGCAAGAAGCCCACCACCGAAGTCCTGAGCTTCTCCCACGTCGAAGCCGACGCGCTCACGCTCACAGCCCTCCAATTGCCCGCCGGCTCCAAGGTCTACCACTTCACGCGCTTGCGCAAAGTGGGCGGCAAGCCGCTGGCGCTCATGGAGAACTGGGTCCGCGATGACATCACCAGCATGGATGAAGCCCAGCTTTCCAAGGAGGGCCTTTACGCCATCCTCCGCCGTGGTGGCGTCAACTTCAGGCTCGCTTCGCAGCGCATCGGCGCCATGATTGCCAACGACTACCAGGCTCCCCTGCTCGAAGCAGAGGTGGGTTCAGCCCTGGTCACCATGGAACGCACTGCCGTGGACGACACCGGCCGCATGGTGGAAACCGGTCACCACGTCTACCGTGCCGACTCCTACAGCTTTGAAATGACACTCGTACAGCGCTAA